Part of the Oscillospiraceae bacterium genome, GATTTTATATATTCTCTTGGCGTTGTGCCGTATTTTTTCTTGAATAGTCTGCTGAGATATTTGACATCGTCAAAGCCTACACAGTGCCCTGCATTTTCCAAGGTCATATCCGAAACAAAAAGAATTTCACGCACACGGTTCAGCTTTTGTGAATTTATATAGTCGGTTAAGGTGATTTTTTCGTTTTTACTGAAAACACGGCTAAGATGCTCATTACTTATATTGAGCATTTGCGCTATGTCTGAAACGCTTATTTTTTCGTGAAGCCTTTGAGAAATTACCTTTTTTGCTTTAAGACATATGGGATTTTCAAAGCTGTTTTCCAAGAGAGTCTGTTCGGAAAGAGCATCAAAAATACGCATAAGTAAGGCTGCGGTATGAATTTCTGAACAGGGGTGGGTAAGGCTTTGGATTGCCGAAAAAATTGCAGATGTATTTGCTGTTAAAACCTTGCTCTCGGGGAAATAGACATTTAAGCCTTTATCGTTTACAGGACGGGAGGTTTTTTGGATTTTTTCATTTATATAAAAGGCGGCGGTGTAATGAATATGCTCGTCGCTTAGATTTTGAATTTCGTAAGGAATAGAGTG contains:
- a CDS encoding helix-turn-helix transcriptional regulator, encoding MYKFDIRIFPEIYFAHMHRTSVKKWTLGHIEGLVEIAYVKKGAVKLVNTATKEKTYVPENAVFIIDHSIPYEIQNLSDEHIHYTAAFYINEKIQKTSRPVNDKGLNVYFPESKVLTANTSAIFSAIQSLTHPCSEIHTAALLMRIFDALSEQTLLENSFENPICLKAKKVISQRLHEKISVSDIAQMLNISNEHLSRVFSKNEKITLTDYINSQKLNRVREILFVSDMTLENAGHCVGFDDVKYLSRLFKKKYGTTPREYIKSIKSTEKFEEDKL